A genomic stretch from Anopheles nili chromosome X, idAnoNiliSN_F5_01, whole genome shotgun sequence includes:
- the LOC128728454 gene encoding NADH dehydrogenase (ubiquinone) complex I, assembly factor 6 homolog: MRTAEPFSQKCFARTASNDAASQNVCLNLVRNNDKENFLCTLLLKNPERRSALAVRAFNVEVAKVSAKVSAGNVGVMPLKFWDDTVGTLYRDHGINAPEHPVIHELRRAINEHKLTKMYFQRLVSSRTNANLNFLTVKQLEDYAEHSVSSVLYLLLEVHGMRNVQCDHAASHLGKAQGIVNLLRSIPYQTRRNAVPIPQEILMAHGVNQERMVRNRKDDKGVEEVTFSLASVAFRHLETAKGLMKTVPRPVKPIFLPSVVIERFLHRLRLANFHLTDPNVMRTDSLLPLVLYWRKLRGSY, translated from the exons ATGAGGACTGCTGAGCCGTTTAGTCAGAA ATGTTTCGCGCGCACAGCCTCCAACGACGCGGCATCACAGAACGTGTGCCTGAATCTTGTTAG GAACAACGACAAGGAGAACTTTCTGTGCACGTTGCTGCTAAAGAATCCGGAGCGGCGCAGTGCACTGGCTGTTAGAGCGTTCAACGTAGAGGTGGCGAAGGTCAGTGCAAAAGTTTCCGCCGGCAATGTTGGTGTGATGCCGCTTAAATTCTGGGACGACACGGTTGGCACCTTGTACCGGGACCACGGTATCAACGCTCCGGAACATCCCGTCATCCACGAACTCCGGAGAGCAATTAACGAGCACAAGCTCACCAAAATGTACTTTCAGCGACTGGTTAGCTCGCGGACGAATGCTAATCTGAACTTTCTCACCGTGAAGCAGCTGGAGGATTACGCCGAACACTCGGTCTCAAGCGTGCTCTATTTGCTGCTTGAGGTACACGGAATGCGGAACGTGCAATGTGACCATGCTGCTTCGCACCTTGGGAAGGCACAGGGTATTGTTAACCTGCTGCGTTCCATACCCTACCAGACGCGTCGAAACGCGGTTCCGATTCCGCAGGAGATACTGATGGCGCACGGTGTCAACCAGGAGCGGATGGTGCGAAACCGCAAAGACGACAAGGGTGTAGAAGAAGTGACTTTCAGCCTGGCTAGTGTCGCCTTCCGACATCTCGAAACCGCCAAAGGGCTCATGAAGACGGTACCGAGGCCAGTCAAACCGATTTTCTTGCCAAGTGTAGTGATCGAGCGGTTCCTACACCGACTAAGGCTGGCGAACTTTCACTTAACGGATCCAAACGTAATGCGGACGGATTCGCTGTTGCCACTGGTTCTGTACTGGCGAAAGCTTCGTGGAAGCTACTGA